DNA from Streptomyces luteogriseus:
TGGCCGACCATCTGATCGGCCACTTCGTCGACCAGGCCCGGCGCTCCGGCGCGTCCTGGACCGACATCGGCAAGAGCATGGGCGTCACCCGGCAGGCCGCGCAGAAGCGGTTCGTGCCGAAGGAGTCGAACGACCTCGACCCGAGCCAGGGCTTCAACCGGTACACGCCCCGCGCCCGCAACACGGTGATGGCCGCGCACAACGCGTCCAAGGCCGCCCGCAACGCCGAGGGCCTGCCCGAGCATCTCGTCATCGGTCTGCTGGCCGAGCCGGACGGCCTCGCCGCGAAGGCGATCATCAAGCAGGGCGTCACGCTCGACGCGGTCCGCGAGGCGGCGACGGCGGCTCTTCCGCCGGCCGTCGACGAGGTCCCGGAGCTCGTGCCGTACGGCCAGGGAGCCAAGAAGGTCCTGGAGCTCACCTTCCGCGAGGCCCTGCGCCTCGGCCACAACTACATCGGCACCGAGCACATCCTGCTCGCCCTGCTGGAGCACGAGAACGGCGAGGGCGTCCTCAGTGGCCTCGGCGTCGACAAGGAGCGGGCCGAGCAGTACATCGGGACGGTGCTGGAGAAGATCATGCAGGCGCAGAAGGAGTCGGACGAGGCCTGACGAGGCCTGACGAGGCCTTCCACCAAGGCGAACCGGGGCGTTGTCAGACCCCCCTGGCACACTCGCAGCATGGCCGACCGGTGGGCTCTCGCTCCGGCCGAGGACGGTGGCGTGGACGTCGCCCCCCTCGGTCCGGACGGGCTGCCCTCCGGCCCGGTGCGGCGGGAGGCGGATCCCGCCGAGGCCGTCCGGAGCCGTCCCGGCGTCACACGGTGGGTGTGGCGGTCCACCGCCGAGGTCTACCCGCGCCTGCTCGCCACGGGGGTGCGAGCCGAGCGGTGCTACGACATCGAAGCCGCCGAGACCCTCCTCCTCGGCCACGAGGGGCGGTACGGGGAACCACGCTCGGCCGCGGCCGCCCTGGCCCGGCTGCGCGGCGGCCCCGTACCGCCCGATCCGCCGCAGCGGTCCGCCGAACCGGGCTCCCAGTCCTCCCTGTTCGAGCCCCAGGGCGTCCACCTGCCCCTGCCGGACCTCCTCGCGGTCTACGCCGAGCAGCAGCGGCGGCACGAGAGCGCCGAGCACCCCGACCGCATGCGGCTGCTGACGGCCGCCGAGTCGGCGGGGATGCTGGTGGCCGCCGAGCTGAACCGCACCGGGCTGCCCTGGAGCGCTCAGGTGCACCGCGCACTGCTGCACGACCTGCTGGGCGAGCGGTACGCGGGCGGCGGAGAGCCGCGCCGCCTGGCCGAGCTCGCCGACGAGGTGTCCGCCGCGTTCGGCAGACGCGTGCGCCCCGATCTGCCCGCCGACGTGATCAAGGCCTTCTCCCAGGCCGGGATCAAGGTCTCCTCGACCCGCCGCTGGGAGCTCCAGTCGGTCGACCACCCCGCCGTGAAACCCCTGATCGAGTACAAGAAGCTCTACCGCATCTGGGTCGCCCACGGTTGGTCCTGGCTCCAGGACTGGGTCCGCGAGGGCCGCTTCCGCCCCGAGTTCCTCGCGGGCGGGACGGTGACCGGGCGCTGGGTCACCAACGGCGGAGGCGGGCTCCAGATCCCCAAGGTGATCCGGCGGGCCGTGGTCGCCGACCCCGGCTGGCGGCTCGTCGTCGCCGACGCCGACCAGATGGAGCCGCGCGTCCTCGCGGCGATCTCCCGCGACCCCGGGCTGATGGAGGTGGCGGGCCGGGAGACCGACCTGTACCAGTCCGTCTCCGACCGCGCCTTCTCCGGCGACCGCACCCAGGCCAAACTCGCCGTGCTCGGCGCCGTCTACGGCCAGACCTCCGGCGACGGCCTGAAGAACCTCGCCGCGCTTCGACGCCGTTTCCCCAGGGCGGTGGCGTACGTCGACGACGCGGCCCGGGCCGGCGAGGAGGGCCGGCTCGTGCGGACCTGGCTGGGCCGGACCTGCCCGCCGGCGGCCCGGGGGACGGACGACGCGAGCGAGGAGGCGGGCATCCCTACGGCTGCCGAGGGTTCCGGCTCCGGGGGCGGTCATGGCTCCGGCTCCGGCTCGGGGGAGGACGACCAGCCGGACGGCGGGCAGTGGGTGCCCGGGTACGCCTCCACCAACGCCCGCGCCCGAGGCCGTTTCGCCCGCAACTTCGTCGTCCAGGGCAGTGCCGCCGACTGGGCGTTGCTGCTGCTCGCCGCGCTGCGCAGGACCTGCGCGGAGCTGGCGGCCGAACTGGTCTTCTTCCAGCACGACGAGGTGATCGTGCACTGCCCCGAGGAGGAGACGGAGGCGGTCGTGGCGGCGATCCGCGAGGCGGCGGACCTGGCCGGCCGGCTGACCTTCGGTCAGACGCCGGTGCGGTTCCCGTTCACGACGGCGGTGGTGGAGTGCTACGCGGACGCCAAGTGATCAGACGGGGCACTCCAGGAGCTCACGCAGCTCCGTGACCACCGCCTGCTCGTCCGTGTCCTCCAGCGCCGCCAGCGCGGAGCTCCACTCCTCGCGCGCCTCGCCGATGTGCCCCCGCTCGCGCAGCAGCAGGCCGTGCTGGTGGCGGGCGAGACCGCCGGTGTAGTGGTCGGCGCGGGCTTCGGCCCGGCGGAGCAGTTCGGCGCACTCGCGGGCGGCCCGCCCGTCGTGTCCCAGCAGACGCAGGGCCCGGACCAGCCCGAGCCGGGTCTGGGACTCGCCGTGCCAGTCGCCGTGCCCGCCGAGGATGCGCAGGCTCTCCTCGAAGTGCGGCAGGGCGGCGGCCGGTTGGCCGAGCCGCAGATGCGCGTACCCGATGTTGCAGTGCGCGGAGTGCCGCACGATCACGGCGCCGATCGCGTCCCCGAGGGCGAGCGAACGCCGGTGCCGCTCGATGGCGGCCCGCGGGTCGGTGTGCTCGACGAGGTTGCCGAGGTGGCTGTGGGTGACGGCTTCGCCATACGGGTCGTCCAGCCGCCGTGCGTACTCCAGGCTCCGCTCCAGTGCCTCGCCCGCCTCGGTGTGCCGGCCCAGCCCGTCCAGCAGCAGTCCGCGGTTGTTGAGGCAGCGGCGGATCCAGGAAGGGTGGTCCAGCCGCCGCCAGATGGCGAGCGCGCGGTCGTTGAGGGCGAGGGCGTCGTTCTGCCTCCCGGTCAGCAAGTGCAGCCCGGCGAGGTCGACCAGCGCGTACGCCTCCGCCACCGCGTCACCGAGCCGCCGGGCCACCCGGAGGCCCGCCTGCCCGAGCACCTCCATCTCGGCGACGCGCCCCCGGCGATGGGCGTACGGGAAGATCAGCCGGACGAGCGTGGAGACCAGGCCCGCACGCTGCCCGGAGGGGTCGTCCGCGTACCGCACGGCCAGGGCGACGACGTTCTCCAGCTCCCTGTCCCCCCAGGCGAAGGCCTCGTCGGCATCGGCGAAGGGGGCGACGGTGCCGACGTGGGCCGCATGGCCACCCGGCTGAACCGGGGTGGGCCGGCGGCGGTCGTCCCGGTCGGGGCCGGGTTCCACGATCGCGGCGAGGAGGCGCTCGGCGACGGCGGCGTACCAGTGCAGCGCGGTGTCGGCGGTGGTGGCGGTGCCCCGCTCTCCGGCCCGTTCACGGGCGAAGTCGCGCACCAGGTCGTGCGGTGCGTAGCGGCCGTAGGTCGTCTCCTCCAGCAGGGCCACGTCCAGGAGGCGGTCCAGGGCGGCCTCGGTGCGGTGTTCGCTCGTGCCGGCGAGGCGGGCGAGCAGGGGGGCGCCGTATGTGGGCAGGTCGAGCGCGCCGATACGGACCAGGGTGCGGGCCGCGTCCCGGTCGGCCTCGCGCTCGGAGGCGGCGAGCGCGTCGTGCGCGACGGCCAGGGAGCGGCGGACGCTCAGGTCGTCGTACTCCAGGTGGTGCAACCGGACCTCAGCGGCCGTGAGTTGTCCGGCGAGGACGTCGGGGGTCAGGGCCCGTCGGGCGGCGAGCCGCGCGGCGACGACCCGTAGGGCCAGCGGGAGCCGGCCGGTGAGTTCGACGAGGAGCCGGGCGGCGTCCGTGCCGTCCAGGCCCTCGCGGCCCGAGGCCTTGCGCAGGAGTTCGGCGCCTTCCTCGTCCGACAGCGGGGCGAGCGGGAACCGGGCCGCGCCGTCGAGGGCGGCCAGCGGCGAACGGCTGGTGACGATCACCCCGCAGCCGGCACCGCCCGGCAGCAGCGGCCGTACCTGCGCGGCACTCGCGGCGTCGTCCAGCACCAGGAGCGTGCGGGTCGGCGCGAGCAGTGAACGCAGCAACGCGGCTGCGTCCTCCGGCCGTTCGGGGATCCGGCAGGGCTCGGTGCCGAGGTCACGCAGCAGGGTGGTGAGGGCCTGAGCAGGGGTGAGGGGGGTCATGCCCGGGGTGGCGCCATGCAGGTCGAGGTGGAGCTGACCATCGGGGAAACGTTCCGCCAGCTGATGGGCGACGTGCAACGCGAGCGCGCTCTTGCCGACACCGGCCATGCCGCTGATGACGGCGGTGGGGTGGGGATCGGGTGCGGTGAGCGTGCGGTGCAGGGCGTCCCGTACGGCGGTGCGGCCGATGAAGTGAGTCGGGTGCGGGGGCAGTTGGGCGGGTGAGGGATCCGGCCTGCCAGGTCCGCCCGAACCATTTGCGCCCCTCGAGTCTTTGTCGCCGCCCGAACCATTTGCGCCCCTCGAGTGTTTGTCGCCGCTCGAGCCGTCTGCGTCCTCAGGGCCCTTCGCGCCCCTCTCCCCCGCAGCTCCCCGCAGCACCTCCACGTGTGCCTCCCGGACTCCGGGCCCGGGTTCGATGCCGAGCCGGCCGACGAGACGGGTGCGCAGTTCCCGGTGGACGGCCAGGGCCTCGGCCTGGCGGCCGGTGCGGTGCAGGGCGAGCATCAGCTGCCGGTGGTACACCTCCCGCAGCGGATACTCGACGGTCAGCGCCGCCAGCTCCGGCACCAACTCGTGCAGCCGCGGGCCGCCCAGCGCCAACTCGGCGTCGTAGCGCCACTCCAGAAGCAGCAGCCGTGCCTCGCACAGCCGCTGCGCGAAGGCGTAACCGCCCACCTCGGGCGGCAGCCCGGCGAGCGGCGCGCCCCGCCACAGGGCGAGTGCGCCGGCGCACTCGCGCACGACCCGCCGCCAGTCCCGGCCGGTGTGCGCGGCACGCGCCTCGGCGACGTGGGCGTCGAAGACATGGACGTCCAGCTCGCCGTCGTCGATCCGCAGCACATACCCGGACGGCACGGTGCGCAGCCGTCCTGGATCGTCGAGCAGCCGCCGCAACCGGGTGATGTGGTTGTGCAGCGAGGCCTGGGCGGACACGGGCGGCGCCCCGCCCCACAGTGCGTCCTTGAGCGACTCGACGGAGACGACCCGCCCGGCGTCGAGCAGCAAAACGGCCAGCAGAGCACGGGACTTGGGGCTCGCGATGATCCGGGCCTCGCCCCGGACGCCCTCCCGGGCATCACCCCGGCCGCCCTCCCGGGCGTCGTGAAACAGCACCGGCGGCCCCAGCAACCCGAACCGCATGCCCCGTGCCCCCCGCCATGCCGATCTTCCACCCCCGGGCAGCGGATTTCCGCCACCTCGGCCTTCTCCTGTTCCACCGGGAACGGCCGTTGCTCTGGCCACCCTCGATCTTGGTTCAGTGACTTCCGGCCGATCGGGAGACGGCACAACGGCGAACCGTTGGCCATATGTTAGCGATCAGTTGGCAAAGCCTGATGTGATCACTACATCGGATCTGGCCCGACGGCGCGCGCGTCTGGACGCGCATACTCGGGGGAGTGTCGCCGCCGCGGCCGGATCCGGGTCCCGGTCGGCGGAGGTGATCGGCCGGGGCCCACTCCATCTCTCCGGCGGGCCGCTCCATCGCTCCTCCGGGTACATGCACGGCACCCGCACGGCGTCAGATGACGGGCGGCCGCCCCAGCCGGGTGAGCCGCCACACGGTCCGCCACCGCATGGGCCGCCGCTCCCCCGCCGGCTCCCGTACGCCTTCCACGAATCCGCCGAACCACGCCCGCAGTCCGGCGCCCGACCGGTTCCGGGCGAGGGTGAGCAGCACCCAGATGCCCAGGTGGACGGGGACGAGCGCGAGCGGCAGCCGGCGGCGGGCCAGCCAGACCCGGTTGCGGGCGTTCACCCGGAAGTAGATGGCGTGCCGGGCGGGCGAGGTCTTCGGATGCCGGAGCAGCAGCTCCGGCGCGTACAGGATCCGCCACCCGGCATCCACCGCGCGCCACGCGAGGTCGGTCTCCTCATGCGCGAAGAAGAACTCGGCGGGCCAGTCACCGGTCTCGTCGAGCATCGCCATCCGCAGCGCGTGCCCGCCCCCGAGGAAGCCGGTGACGTAACCGCCGCGGTGGGGGTCCGAGTTGCCGATCCGGGGCACGTGCCGCTGCTGTGTCTCACCGAGTTCGTCGGCGATGCGGAAGCCGACGATGCCGAGCCGGTCGTCGGCGGCGTACAGGTCCCGCACGCGGCGCAGCACATCGGCGTCCACGAGCAGACCGTCGTCGTCGAGATCCACCACGACGTCGATGTCGCCGAACTCCCGCAGCCGCGCCAGGGCCGCGTTGCGCCCGCCGGGGCAGCCGAGGTTCTCGTCGAGTTCGACGGCGGTGACCTCGCCGGGCAGCGACAGCCGCCGGGCGAAGTCGGGCAGCGGGCAGCCGTTGCCCACGATGACGATCCGCTCGGGTGGCACGTCCTGCTTGGCCACGGACTCCAGCAGGGCGTCGACCTCGTCGGGCCGGTTGCCCATCGTCACCACGGCGACGGCGATCCGAGGCGCCCCCATGTCCTCACCTCATCCGGTCGGCAACTGACGGGTTGACGGGCGATGCTAGCCGTTCACGGCGGGGACGCCTCGCGTACGCCTGCCGGACTGCGGTTCCCCTACGCCGTTCAGCGCAGGCGGCACCCGACCGGAGCGGGCACAGGATGTCGGGTGCGGCAGGGCACGCGCTGCCTAGCGTGAAGGCACGAAAGGAAGGAGACCGGACGTGCTGGACCGGCTCAACCAGGCGATGGACCGGATCGAACGGAACCTCGCCCACACCGTGGACGTCGCGGAACTGGCGCGTACGGCATGCACCTCGGAGTACCACCTGCGCCGCATGTTCTCGGCCCTGTCAGGCATGCCACTGTCGGAGTACATCCGACGCCGGCGGCTGACGGTCGCGGGCGCGGAGGTGCTGTCGGGGGACGCGACGCTGCTGGAGATCGCGGTCCGCTACGGCTACGGCTCGGGCGAGGCGTTCGCCCGGGCGTTCCGCACGATGCACGGCGTGGGCCCGGGCGAGGCCCGGCGCACCGGCGCCGCGCTCGTCTCCCAGCCCCGGTTGGCCTTCCGCCTCACCGTCGAAGGGAACAGCAGCATGCACTACCGCGTCGTGGACCGCCCGGCCTTCACCGTCACGGGCTTCAAGACCCGGATCCCCCTGATCCACTCCGGGCCGAACCAGGCGATCATCGACTTCGTCCGGGGCCTGGACAAGTCCGCCGTGGAGGCCCTGGAGAAACTGTCCGACCAGGAACCGCAGGGCGTCGTCGCGGTCTGCGACGACCTGGACCCGAGCCGGGCGGAGGGCACGGAACTCGACTACTACCAGGCCGTGATCACCTCGTCCCCGCCCCCGGCGGGGGTCCCCGAGGGCACCACCGCCCTCCCGGTCTCCCTGGGCACCTGGGCGGTCTTCACCACCTCGGGCCCGGCCCCCGAGGCCATCCAGGAGCTGTGGCGGGACGTGTTCACGGAGTGGTTCCCGTCCAACCCGTACCGCACCCGCCCGGGCCCGGAGATCCTCCGCACCCGCCTGTCCCCCGACGGCACGGAGGCGGACGCCGAGCTGTGGCTGCCGGTGGAACGCGAAGCGACCCACTGACACCCGGCCACACGCAAGAACCCCAGGTCGGAGTCCATCCGACCTGGGGTTTCAGTGGAGCCGCCTTCGGGATTCGAACCCGAGACCTACGCATTACGAGTGCGTTGCTCTGGCCATCTGAGCTAAGGCGGCGCGCTGTCAGCACTATGGTGCGATCAGCAACGACGGTAAGTCTACACAGTTTCGGAGGGTGCTCCGCACCAGCCCCGGAGGCGGGCCTTCCGGGGCTGGGAGAAGGGCTATGAGCAGCGCTTTCCGTCCGTGGGCGGGGTCCCGCGGAGGAGGTAGGCGTTGATCGTCCGGTCGATGCACGAGCTGCCGCGGCCGTAGGCGGTGTGGCCGTCGCCCTCGTAGGTCAGCAGGCGCGCCGAGGAGAGCTGGCCGGCCAGGGCCTTCGCCCAGCGGTACGGCGTCGCGGGGTCGCGGGTCGTGCCGACCACGACGATGGGCGCGGCGCCCTTCGCCTCGATGCGGTGCGGCTCACCCGTGGCGTGCACCGGCCAGTACGCGCAGTTCAGCGCGGCCCACGCGAGGCCCTTGCCGAAGACCGGCGACGCCTTCTCGAACTCGGGCAGCGCCCTGCTCACCTCCTCGGGGGTGTCGAAGGAGGCCGGCAGGTCCAGGCAGTTCACCGCCGCGTTGGCGGACATCAGGTTGCTGTAGGCGCCGTCGGCGTCCCGCTCGTAGTAGCTGTCGGACAGGACGAGCAGTCCGGAGCCGTCGTTCTCCTTCATCGCGGACGTCAGCGCCTCGCGCAGCTGCTCCCAGGAGCCCTCGTCGTACATGGCCGCGATCACGCCGGTCGTGGCGAGCGACTCGGTGAGCCTGCGGCCGTCGGCGTCGCCGGTGGGGACGGGCCGCGTGTCCAGCTTCGCGAAGAACGCCTTGAGGTTCTCGCCGACCCGCTCGGGCGGGGTGCCCTTGCCGCCCAGCGGGCAGTCGGGCTGCCGTGCGCAGTCCTTCGCGAACGACCGGAACGCCGTCTCGAAGCCCGCCGTCTGTTCGAGGTTCAGCCGCCGGGCCGGCAGCGACGGGTCCATCGCGCCGTCCAGCACCAGCCGCCCCGCGCGGTCGGGGAAGAGCCCGGCGTACGTCGCCCCGAGGAACGTGCCGTACGAGGCCCCGACGTAGTTCAGCTTCTCGTCGCCGAGCACCGCCCGCACGATGTCCATGTCCCGTGCCGCCTCCACGGTGGACACATGGCGCAGCAGCCGGGGCGCGTCCGCGCCGCACCCCTCGGCGAACGTCCGGTACGCGGCGACCAGCCCGTCCGTCTCCTTGCCGTCGTCGGGTGTGGCGTCCGTCTGCGTGTACGTGTCCATGTCCGGCCCGTCCAGACACCTGACGGGCTCGCTGCGGGCCACGCCGCGCGGGTCGACCGCCACCATGTCGTAGCGGGCCCGCACCTCGGCCGGGTAGCCGATGCCCGCGTACGCCTGCACGTAGCCGATCGCCGAGCCGCCCGGCCCGCCGGGGTTCACCAGCAGCGAGCCCAGCCGCTTGCCGGGGCCCGTGGCCTTCTTGCGCGTGAGGGCGAGCCGGACGTCACCGGCGGACGGCTCCGCGTAGTCGAGCGGCGCCTTGAGGGTGGCGCACTCGAAGCCGGGGACACCGCAGCCGCGCCAGGCCGGCTTCTGCCGGTAGTACGAGGAGAGCGCCGCGGGCGTGGCCTGCGGCAGCTCGACCAGCGCCGCCTCCGCCGCCGCGGAGGCGGCGGACGTCGTCGCGCTCCCGGAGGAGCAGGCGGAGACGAGCAGCGCGGCCGTGGCGAGCAGTCCGGCGGCGGTCTTGACCCGGTTTCGTGTCCTGCGGTGGAGACCGCCGGAGCCGGAGACGGAACGGGGGGTACGCCGTGAGTACATCCAGCGAGCGTAACTCTGGGCGACGGAATGGGTGCCCTGCGTGCACGCCGTGCCTCGTACGAGTTACGTCGTCAACGCGCAGCCGCCAGAGCCGGCGCCCCGCCCCGCCCCGGAGCCGCCGGGCCCGGCCGCTCGGTTTTCAGCCCGCTCTGAGCGCCATCGTCATCGCCTCCACCGCGAGCAGCGGCGCCACATTGCGGTCGAGGGCGTCGCGGCAGGCGGCGATCGCCTCGATGCGGCGGAGCGTGGACTCCGGGGAGCTGCCGCGGGCGAGGCGCTCCAGGGCGTCCTCGGCGTCCGCGTTGGCGATGGCCACGCGCGAGCCGAGCTGGAGGGCGAGGACGTCGCGGTAGAAGGCCGTGAGGTCGGTCAGGGCGATATCGAGGCTGTCACGCTGCGTGCGCGTTCTGCGGCGCTTCTGTTTGTCCTCCAGGTCCTTCATCACGCCCGCGGTGCCCCGGGGCATGCGGCCGCCCTGGGCGGCGCCGAGAGCGGCCTTCAGCTCCTCGGTCTCCTTGGAGTCCGTCTCCTCCGCGAGCTGCTTGGCGTCCTCGGCGGCCGCGTCGACCAGTTCCTGGGCGGCCTTGAGCGCGCCGCCGATCTCCTCGACGCGCAGCGGCAGCCTGAGCACGGCGGCTCGGCGTGCGCGGGCGGCCGGGTCGGTGGCCAGGCGGCGTGCCCGGTCCACATGGCCCTGGGTCGCGCGGGCCGCAGCGGCGGCGACGTCCGGCTCGATGCCCTCGCGGCGGACGAGCATGTCGGCGATGGCGTCGACCCTCGGCGTGCTCAGGTTCAGGTGGCGGCAACGGGATCGGATCGTCGGCAGGACGTCCTCGATGGAGGGGGCGCACAGCAGCCAGACCGTGCGGGGCGCGGGCTCCTCCACGGCCTTGAGGACGGCGTTGGCGGACTTCTCGTTCAGCCGCTCCGCGTCCTCGACGAGGATGATCTGCCACCGGCCGGTCGCCGGCGAGGTGAACGACTTGCGGACGGTGTCGCGCATGTCGTCGGCGAGGATCTGGCTGCCGACGGCGGCGACGGTGCTGACGTCCGCGTGCGTGCCGATCAGTGCCGTGTGGCAGCCGTCGCAGAAGCCGCAGCCCGGGGAGCCGCCGAGGGCGCGGTCGGGGCTGACGCATTGCAGCGCCGCCGCGAACGCCCGGGCCGCCTGGTTGCGCCCGGCGCCGGGCGGGCCCGTGAACAGCCACGCGTGCGTCATCTTCGACGCCTCGGGAGGCGGGGCGCCGGTCACGGCCGCGGTGACCAGGGCGTCGGCGTCCCGGGCGGCAGCGGCCAGCTGCTCGCTCACCCTCTCCTGCCCGACGAGGTCGTCCCACACGGTCATGGGTCACGCCGCCCTTCCGTCACGTTCCGCGTTGCGAGATCCATTGTGGGGGCGACCACTGACATCGCCTGCCACCCCACCCGGCCCCGCGGTCCGCGGGAGCCCCGAGCCGGGGCCAGGGGCTCCCGCGCCGGTCCGCCGGAGGCGTCAGCGCCCCCGGCCGCCCCTGCCGCGGCGTCCGCGTCCCTCGTCCGGCTCCTCGTCGTGCGGTCCGAGCAGTTCGTCCGCCAGCGAGGGCAGGTCGTCCAGCGGCGTCTCCTCGGCCCAGTCGGACCGGCGTCGGCGCGGCGTCCCGTCGGCGTCGACCTGGGGCATCTCCCGCGTACGGTCCTCGGTGCCGTCGGGGCGGGGGGCCGGGGCGTCCTTGCGGAAGTACCCGGGCGGGACCCGGTCCGCCGGTTCGTCCCCGCGCACCGGCGGGAGCACGGCGGTCTCCTCGGCGTCCTCCGGCCGGACCGGAGGCAGCACCGCCGTCTCGTCGGCCGCACCGGAGGCATCCCGGTCGGGCACCCGCGGCAGCACCTCGGTCTCGTCCCCGGCGCGTGGCGAAACCGGCGGCGGCACCTCCGTCCGCTCCCCGGCCACCGGCGGAACCGGCGGCTTGGGCAGCTCGGCGGTCACCTCGGCGTCCGAACCGGCGGAAGCCCGGCCCGGGCCCTGCTCGTCGTCCCGCACGGGGCGCAGCACGGTCGTGTCGTCCCCCGCACCTCCCGGTGTCACCACCGGCGTCGGCACGGTCGCCGCGTCCTGACCGGCCGCGGAACCCGCGGCACCCCTGGTAGCGGTGCTCTTCGGAGCGGTGCTCTTCGGAGCGGTGCTCTTCGGAGCGGTGCTCTTCGGAGCGGTGCTCTTCGGCCCGGCCTCGGCCGCGGCCGCTGCCGCCTCGGCGAGCCGCCGCGCCTCCTCGGCCCGCAGCAGTGCCGCTTCGGCCTTGCGCTGCTTCTCCAAGCGGAGCGCCTCGGCCTCGGCACGCAGTCGCGCCTCCTCCTCGGCCTGCTTGCGACGGCGCTCCTCCTCGGCCTTGCGGCGGGCCTCCTCCTCGGCGCGTGCCTTCTCCTCCGCGAGGAGCCGGGCCCGCTCCTCCTCGGCCTTCCTGCGCGCTTCCTCGGCCCGGCGGCGGGCCTCCTCCGCCTGCCGTTCGGCCTCGCGGCGCTGCGCCTCCTCCAGCTCGCGGCGCTTGCGCTCCTCCTCCTCGGCGCGCAGCTTGGCGAGCTGCTCCTGGCGCTCACGCTCCAGGCGCTCCTCCTCGGCCTTGCGGGCGGCCTCTTCCTCGGCCTTGCGGCGGGCTTCCTCCTCGGCCTTCTTCCGCGCCTCCTCCTGTGCCTTGATCTCGGCCTCGGACAGCGGCAGCACCTGGTCGAGCCGGTGCCGGATGACCGTCGTGACCGCCTCGGGCTCCTGGCCCGCGTCCACCACCAGGTACCGTCCGGCGTCGGCGGCGGCCAGGGTGAGGAATCCGGCCCGCACGCGTGCGTGGAACTCGGCGGGCTCCGACTCCAGCCGGTCCGGCGCCTCGGTGAACCGCTCGCGCGCGGTCTCCGGCGCTACGTCCAGCAGCACGGTCAGATGCGGCACGAGTCCGTTCGTCGCCCAGCGGTTGATCCGGGCGATCTCGGTCGGCGACAGGTCGCGCCCGGCGCCCTGGTAGGCGACGGACGAGTCGATGTACCGGTCGGAGATGACGACGGCGCCGCGCTCCAGGGCGGGTCGTACGACGGTGTCGATGTGCTCGGCCCGGTCGGCCGCGTACAGCAGCGCCTCCGCGCGGTGGGACAGGCCCGCGCTCGACACGTCCAGCAGGATCGACCGCAGCCGCTTGCCCACCGGCGTCGCCCCGGGCTCCCGCGTCAGGACGACCTCGTGGCCCTTGGCGCGGATCCACTCGGCGAGCGCCTCGGCCTGCGTGGACTTGCCGGCGCCGTCGCCGCCCTCCAGCGCGATGAAGAAGCCGGAGGCCGCGGCGCCCTGGTCCGGGTCGTCGCCGCCGAGCAGCGCGTCCTTCAGGTCCTGGCGCAGCGGCACACCGGAACGGTCGTCGACCTTGGCCAGCACCAGCGCGGCGACCGGCAGCAGCAGGGCGCCGGCCAGCATCAGCGTGAAGGCCGCGCCGCCGTGCGCGAAGACGAACTTGCCGCTCTCCAGCCGGTGCGGCCCGATCGCCGCCGCCACCAGCGGGGCGATGATCGCGCCGAGCGCCACGCAGACCCGGACGACCGCGTGCAGGTGCTCCGTGGTGCGGGGGCGCCGGTACTCCTCGGCCTCCTGGTCGAGGAGGGTGTGCCCGATGTTGGCGGACAGGCCCGCGCCGACACCGGCCAGCGCGAGGATCAGCAGCACGGAGGTGACGTCCGGGACCAGCCCGGCGGCCAGCAGGGCGATACCGGTGAAGGCGATCGTCAGCGCGAGCAGCCGGCGCCGCGACAGGGCGGGCATCAGCGCGGGCGCCGTACGGATGCCGATGACGACACCGCCGGTCAGCGCGGCCACGAAGAGGCCGTAGAGCACCGGGCCGCCGCCCAGGTCCTTGGCGTGCAGCACGGCCACGGCGACGGCGGCCGACACCGCGGCGGCGACGGCCGCGCAGGACAGGACCAGCAGCGGCATCGCGCCGGTGCGGCCCTTGTCGGTGCCGGTGCCGGTCTTCGGGCGGCGCAGCCCTTCGAGCGGCGACCGCGCGCGCGGGGTGCGCGTGTCGGGCAGCTCCAGGAAGGTCAGCACGGACAGGGACGCGGCGAACAGCCCGGCGGCCACGTAGGAGGCGAGGGCCGCCTGGTGCTGGCCGAACCAGTCGATGCCGGCGCCCAGCAGGTTGTTGAACAGGCCCGCGACGACCAGCGCGACGGCCGCGAGGGGGATCGCCACGAAGTCGGTGCGTAGCGACAGGCGGCGCAGGGCGTCCA
Protein-coding regions in this window:
- a CDS encoding Clp protease N-terminal domain-containing protein translates to MTHPDTTSSIRLDDLIAAIKKVHPEPLDQLQDAVIAADHLGDVADHLIGHFVDQARRSGASWTDIGKSMGVTRQAAQKRFVPKESNDLDPSQGFNRYTPRARNTVMAAHNASKAARNAEGLPEHLVIGLLAEPDGLAAKAIIKQGVTLDAVREAATAALPPAVDEVPELVPYGQGAKKVLELTFREALRLGHNYIGTEHILLALLEHENGEGVLSGLGVDKERAEQYIGTVLEKIMQAQKESDEA
- a CDS encoding bifunctional 3'-5' exonuclease/DNA polymerase, encoding MADRWALAPAEDGGVDVAPLGPDGLPSGPVRREADPAEAVRSRPGVTRWVWRSTAEVYPRLLATGVRAERCYDIEAAETLLLGHEGRYGEPRSAAAALARLRGGPVPPDPPQRSAEPGSQSSLFEPQGVHLPLPDLLAVYAEQQRRHESAEHPDRMRLLTAAESAGMLVAAELNRTGLPWSAQVHRALLHDLLGERYAGGGEPRRLAELADEVSAAFGRRVRPDLPADVIKAFSQAGIKVSSTRRWELQSVDHPAVKPLIEYKKLYRIWVAHGWSWLQDWVREGRFRPEFLAGGTVTGRWVTNGGGGLQIPKVIRRAVVADPGWRLVVADADQMEPRVLAAISRDPGLMEVAGRETDLYQSVSDRAFSGDRTQAKLAVLGAVYGQTSGDGLKNLAALRRRFPRAVAYVDDAARAGEEGRLVRTWLGRTCPPAARGTDDASEEAGIPTAAEGSGSGGGHGSGSGSGEDDQPDGGQWVPGYASTNARARGRFARNFVVQGSAADWALLLLAALRRTCAELAAELVFFQHDEVIVHCPEEETEAVVAAIREAADLAGRLTFGQTPVRFPFTTAVVECYADAK
- a CDS encoding AfsR/SARP family transcriptional regulator; the protein is MRFGLLGPPVLFHDAREGGRGDAREGVRGEARIIASPKSRALLAVLLLDAGRVVSVESLKDALWGGAPPVSAQASLHNHITRLRRLLDDPGRLRTVPSGYVLRIDDGELDVHVFDAHVAEARAAHTGRDWRRVVRECAGALALWRGAPLAGLPPEVGGYAFAQRLCEARLLLLEWRYDAELALGGPRLHELVPELAALTVEYPLREVYHRQLMLALHRTGRQAEALAVHRELRTRLVGRLGIEPGPGVREAHVEVLRGAAGERGAKGPEDADGSSGDKHSRGANGSGGDKDSRGANGSGGPGRPDPSPAQLPPHPTHFIGRTAVRDALHRTLTAPDPHPTAVISGMAGVGKSALALHVAHQLAERFPDGQLHLDLHGATPGMTPLTPAQALTTLLRDLGTEPCRIPERPEDAAALLRSLLAPTRTLLVLDDAASAAQVRPLLPGGAGCGVIVTSRSPLAALDGAARFPLAPLSDEEGAELLRKASGREGLDGTDAARLLVELTGRLPLALRVVAARLAARRALTPDVLAGQLTAAEVRLHHLEYDDLSVRRSLAVAHDALAASEREADRDAARTLVRIGALDLPTYGAPLLARLAGTSEHRTEAALDRLLDVALLEETTYGRYAPHDLVRDFARERAGERGTATTADTALHWYAAVAERLLAAIVEPGPDRDDRRRPTPVQPGGHAAHVGTVAPFADADEAFAWGDRELENVVALAVRYADDPSGQRAGLVSTLVRLIFPYAHRRGRVAEMEVLGQAGLRVARRLGDAVAEAYALVDLAGLHLLTGRQNDALALNDRALAIWRRLDHPSWIRRCLNNRGLLLDGLGRHTEAGEALERSLEYARRLDDPYGEAVTHSHLGNLVEHTDPRAAIERHRRSLALGDAIGAVIVRHSAHCNIGYAHLRLGQPAAALPHFEESLRILGGHGDWHGESQTRLGLVRALRLLGHDGRAARECAELLRRAEARADHYTGGLARHQHGLLLRERGHIGEAREEWSSALAALEDTDEQAVVTELRELLECPV